Proteins co-encoded in one Dehalobacter sp. genomic window:
- a CDS encoding RNA-binding protein: MTKTLYVGNLPWSTTSEELTEYFARFGNVIGSRIITDRETGRSRGFGFVEVASEDAERLAEELNGSEFNGRSLTVNEARPRQTV; encoded by the coding sequence ATGACAAAAACCCTGTACGTGGGCAATCTCCCCTGGAGTACGACTTCGGAGGAACTGACTGAGTACTTTGCTCGGTTTGGCAATGTAATCGGCAGCAGAATCATTACCGACAGAGAAACCGGTCGCTCAAGAGGCTTTGGCTTTGTAGAAGTTGCTTCAGAGGACGCCGAGCGCTTAGCAGAAGAACTTAACGGCAGTGAGTTCAATGGCCGTTCATTGACAGTAAACGAAGCGAGACCTCGCCAAACTGTCTAA
- the obgE gene encoding GTPase ObgE → MFYDRAKIYVKAGDGGAGAVSFRREKYVPLGGPNGGDGGRGGDIILEADEGLRTLVDFRYRRHYKADRGEHGQGKDMHGKGAENLVLRIPAGTIIKNEGTGEILADLTRHGQRITIAKGGRGGRGNARFMSNTNKAPTVAERGEPGEELWLLFELKLLADVGLVGFPNVGKSTLISRVSAARPKIADYHFTTLIPNLGVVQVEDESFVMADIPGIIEGAHSGAGLGHEFLRHIERTRLLLHILDISGSEGRDPLEDFKIINQELKLHSPALAERPMLVVPNKMDVNGSEENLRRLREEFGDAYEIYPISAVTGEGIDKLLHKVIQILPEVPLIGLSADPDEHRMVQVQSEDRFVITRENGMYIITGKEIERHAAMAYLDTDDGVMRFQNILKVMGVDDALKEQGIKEGNKVSIGKLELEWSEGGQ, encoded by the coding sequence ATGTTTTATGATCGCGCAAAAATATATGTAAAAGCTGGAGACGGCGGAGCAGGAGCTGTATCTTTCCGCAGGGAGAAGTATGTTCCGTTGGGAGGGCCTAATGGCGGAGACGGCGGCCGTGGCGGGGATATCATCCTCGAAGCGGATGAGGGTCTGCGGACCCTGGTGGATTTCCGCTATCGCCGCCATTATAAGGCAGACCGCGGCGAACATGGGCAAGGCAAGGATATGCACGGAAAAGGCGCAGAAAACCTGGTGTTGCGTATACCGGCGGGAACGATAATCAAAAATGAGGGTACAGGCGAAATTCTGGCTGATCTTACCCGGCATGGGCAAAGGATCACCATTGCCAAAGGCGGCCGGGGCGGCCGTGGAAATGCCCGTTTTATGAGTAATACAAACAAGGCTCCTACAGTGGCGGAGCGCGGAGAACCAGGGGAAGAGCTTTGGCTTCTGTTTGAACTGAAGCTTCTGGCAGATGTCGGCCTGGTGGGATTCCCGAACGTCGGAAAATCCACACTGATCTCGAGGGTATCGGCTGCCCGCCCCAAGATCGCAGACTATCATTTCACGACCCTAATCCCGAATCTTGGCGTCGTTCAGGTAGAGGATGAGAGTTTTGTCATGGCGGATATCCCGGGAATTATCGAAGGGGCTCATTCCGGCGCAGGACTTGGACATGAATTTCTGCGTCATATCGAGCGTACCAGACTGCTTCTTCATATCCTGGACATTTCGGGTTCCGAGGGCAGAGACCCGCTGGAAGACTTTAAAATCATCAACCAGGAACTCAAACTGCACAGTCCAGCCCTTGCTGAAAGGCCGATGCTTGTTGTTCCGAACAAAATGGATGTTAACGGTTCCGAGGAAAATCTCCGGCGCCTCCGTGAGGAATTTGGGGATGCCTATGAAATCTACCCAATTTCAGCGGTAACCGGAGAGGGAATCGATAAATTACTGCACAAGGTGATACAAATCCTTCCTGAAGTACCGCTGATTGGACTTTCAGCTGATCCTGATGAACATCGCATGGTGCAGGTCCAAAGCGAGGACAGATTTGTCATTACGCGTGAAAACGGCATGTATATCATTACAGGCAAAGAGATTGAAAGACATGCGGCGATGGCCTACCTTGATACGGATGACGGTGTCATGCGCTTCCAGAATATCCTTAAAGTGATGGGAGTCGACGATGCACTGAAGGAACAGGGGATCAAAGAAGGTAATAAAGTATCGATCGGAAAGTTGGAGTTGGAATGGTCGGAGGGAGGACAATAG
- the yhbY gene encoding ribosome assembly RNA-binding protein YhbY, whose translation MLTGKQKRFLRAMGNEMEPILIVGKDEITDNMIKQAADVLEARELIKGRVLQNCADAPKNIASELAEATRSELVQVIGRNFLLYRKASEKPKIELP comes from the coding sequence ATGCTGACAGGCAAACAGAAAAGGTTTTTAAGGGCTATGGGGAATGAAATGGAACCCATTTTAATCGTTGGCAAAGATGAAATTACAGATAATATGATTAAACAGGCCGCCGATGTGTTGGAGGCAAGAGAGCTGATTAAGGGACGGGTGCTCCAGAATTGTGCCGATGCCCCGAAAAATATCGCCTCCGAGCTGGCCGAAGCTACCCGTTCAGAATTGGTTCAGGTGATCGGGCGGAATTTTCTGCTCTATCGGAAGGCCAGCGAAAAACCAAAAATAGAGCTGCCCTGA
- the yqeK gene encoding bis(5'-nucleosyl)-tetraphosphatase (symmetrical) YqeK: MNDRLEYFRTLASRKLSLERFQHTLGVEALAVELAPKFGVKEGDAGLAALTHDLAKEYIYPEQLKKAREWGLILYPEDLEIPQVIHGRVAAYMLQNLYAIKNEDVLNAVANHTSGRPGMSLLEMLIYSADLTEPGRNFPGVDKLRQKLYHDLKTGTLACVEHTLYYLKENNKPIHPLTILTYEDLKNGKASKGG; the protein is encoded by the coding sequence GTGAACGACCGGCTGGAATATTTCAGGACTTTAGCCTCACGAAAACTTTCGCTGGAAAGATTTCAGCACACGCTTGGGGTAGAAGCTCTAGCCGTGGAACTTGCCCCGAAGTTCGGTGTAAAAGAGGGAGATGCGGGCTTAGCTGCGCTTACCCATGACCTGGCTAAGGAGTATATTTATCCGGAACAGCTGAAAAAAGCCCGGGAATGGGGCCTTATTCTTTATCCGGAAGATCTGGAAATTCCCCAGGTTATTCACGGAAGAGTCGCAGCTTATATGCTGCAGAACCTTTACGCGATAAAAAACGAGGATGTCCTGAATGCGGTTGCGAATCATACCTCGGGGAGACCGGGTATGTCCCTTCTGGAAATGTTGATTTACAGTGCCGATCTCACGGAACCCGGGAGGAATTTCCCCGGTGTAGACAAGCTTCGTCAGAAGTTGTATCATGACCTTAAGACAGGTACACTGGCTTGTGTGGAGCATACCTTGTACTATCTGAAGGAGAACAATAAACCGATTCATCCGCTGACGATTCTGACGTATGAAGATTTGAAAAATGGAAAAGCGTCTAAAGGAGGTTAG
- a CDS encoding DUF4131 domain-containing protein, which yields MKDKLVSQAIAVLTGGLLAVQSEKEARIFILAICLLLVIGIVVIWKPLDFFGRASKPEAVLLACGLLTGFLYGMPAENNIASPLLIERIEIQGRLSDWRIDDKTGQGIFILEDVYPGTEERLGEKYSFRVYPEEDGVYMKGWDRVKPGDTILVTARLEHPKPPGTEGEFDLPLYYAVRGLSGTITAFGEADVLEEGVPGFT from the coding sequence ATGAAAGATAAACTGGTCAGTCAGGCTATAGCTGTGCTGACAGGTGGATTGCTGGCCGTTCAAAGTGAAAAAGAAGCAAGAATATTCATATTGGCCATCTGCTTGCTTTTAGTCATAGGAATCGTGGTTATCTGGAAACCACTCGATTTTTTTGGCAGGGCTTCCAAACCTGAAGCGGTACTGCTGGCCTGCGGGCTTTTAACAGGTTTTTTGTATGGGATGCCGGCAGAGAACAATATCGCTTCTCCGCTGCTTATAGAAAGAATTGAGATACAGGGCAGACTATCGGATTGGCGGATTGATGATAAGACCGGTCAGGGGATTTTCATCCTGGAAGATGTTTATCCCGGAACGGAAGAACGCTTGGGGGAAAAATACAGTTTTCGTGTTTACCCCGAAGAAGATGGGGTGTATATGAAGGGATGGGATCGGGTTAAGCCCGGAGACACCATCTTGGTCACAGCCAGGCTGGAGCATCCCAAACCTCCGGGAACAGAGGGCGAATTTGACCTTCCGCTTTATTATGCTGTAAGAGGCTTAAGTGGCACGATTACAGCCTTCGGGGAAGCTGATGTACTGGAGGAAGGTGTTCCGGGTTTTACCTGA
- the leuS gene encoding leucine--tRNA ligase, whose protein sequence is MQERYLFNEIESKWQKAWLENKAGKTEENSGKEKFYALAMFPYPSGNLHMGHVRNYSIVDVIARFKRMQGYDVLHPIGWDAFGLPAENAAIKHQTPPAEWTWKNIANMKRQLQEMGISYDWDREVATCHPEYYRWTQWIFNQFYQHGLVYKKKAAVNWCPSCATVLANEQVVDGACERCDTPVTKKDLEQWFFKITDYSEQLLNDLDKLTGWPEKVKTMQRNWIGRSEGAEARFKIEGTTDMITVFTTRVDTIFGVSYVVLAPEHPLVTQLVKGTQYEQGVLAFIEKMKGLNEIARTSSEAEKEGMFIGNYCINPLSGERIPIWIANYVLLEYGTGAVMGVPGHDERDFAFAGKYGLPIARVILDPKVSTADKDMPMKEAYIEDGTMVNSLDFDGLDNRMAWDRMAAKLEKLQLGERKINYRLRDWLISRQRYWGAPIPMIYCDTCGVVPVPDDQLPVLLPDDVVFKAGENPLTTSQSFVQTTCTKCGGPARRETDTMDTFMCSSWYYLRYCDPRNPDKAFDEKNAAKWMNVDQYVGGVEHAILHLLYSRFFTKALRDFGYLQVDEPFANLLTQGMVCMDGSKMSKSKGNVVSPEEIIGKYGADTARMFILFAAPPERDLEWSEQGVEGCYRFLNRVWRLIVQYQAALASAGNGSATRESFAELDAKAKQMRFTTHSTIRKVTNDVGSRFNFNTAISSIMELVNALYLYKEEKDANLAVAREGIETLLKLLAPFAPHIAEELWAELGNTESIHKQAWPIEDETALIEEEITIILQVNGKVRDKVQVPAEISKEGLEKMILSSEKVKQHLEGKTVIKVITVPGKLVNIVVR, encoded by the coding sequence ATGCAGGAAAGATATTTGTTCAACGAGATTGAGTCAAAATGGCAGAAAGCCTGGCTGGAGAACAAAGCAGGAAAAACTGAGGAGAATAGCGGTAAAGAAAAGTTTTATGCACTTGCCATGTTTCCATACCCATCTGGAAATTTACATATGGGACATGTCCGCAATTATTCGATCGTTGATGTGATTGCCCGCTTCAAAAGGATGCAGGGCTATGATGTGCTGCACCCGATTGGCTGGGATGCCTTCGGCCTTCCCGCTGAAAATGCCGCGATCAAGCATCAGACACCGCCGGCAGAGTGGACCTGGAAAAATATTGCGAACATGAAGCGACAGCTTCAGGAGATGGGTATTTCCTACGATTGGGACAGAGAAGTTGCAACCTGCCACCCCGAGTATTACCGCTGGACACAATGGATTTTTAATCAGTTCTATCAACATGGTTTGGTCTATAAGAAGAAGGCCGCTGTAAACTGGTGCCCGTCCTGCGCGACAGTGTTGGCGAACGAACAGGTCGTGGACGGCGCCTGCGAGCGCTGCGATACACCTGTTACCAAAAAAGATCTGGAACAATGGTTTTTCAAAATTACGGATTATTCGGAGCAGCTCTTAAATGACTTGGATAAGCTTACAGGCTGGCCGGAAAAAGTAAAAACCATGCAGCGCAACTGGATTGGCCGTTCTGAAGGGGCCGAAGCTAGATTTAAAATTGAAGGCACCACGGATATGATCACTGTATTCACGACCAGAGTCGATACGATTTTTGGCGTGAGCTATGTGGTTCTTGCCCCGGAACATCCGCTGGTTACACAGCTCGTCAAAGGAACACAGTATGAACAAGGCGTGCTCGCTTTTATCGAGAAGATGAAAGGCTTGAACGAAATTGCGAGAACCTCATCGGAAGCAGAAAAAGAAGGTATGTTTATCGGAAACTACTGCATCAACCCATTAAGCGGAGAGAGGATCCCGATCTGGATTGCCAATTACGTTCTTCTCGAATATGGAACCGGAGCTGTTATGGGGGTTCCGGGACATGATGAAAGAGATTTTGCCTTTGCCGGGAAGTACGGTCTGCCGATCGCGAGAGTCATTCTTGATCCTAAAGTTTCCACTGCAGATAAAGATATGCCGATGAAAGAAGCGTATATTGAAGACGGGACCATGGTCAACTCCCTTGATTTTGACGGACTGGATAACCGGATGGCCTGGGACAGGATGGCTGCCAAACTGGAAAAGCTGCAGCTTGGTGAGCGTAAAATCAATTACCGCCTTAGAGACTGGCTGATTTCCCGTCAGCGCTATTGGGGTGCGCCTATTCCGATGATTTACTGTGATACGTGCGGCGTTGTGCCTGTGCCGGATGACCAGCTGCCGGTGCTGCTGCCTGATGATGTCGTGTTCAAGGCCGGTGAAAACCCGCTGACCACTTCCCAGAGCTTTGTGCAAACAACTTGTACGAAGTGCGGAGGCCCTGCCAGAAGAGAAACCGATACGATGGACACCTTCATGTGCTCTTCGTGGTACTATCTGAGGTATTGTGACCCGCGGAATCCGGATAAGGCTTTTGACGAAAAAAACGCTGCCAAATGGATGAACGTCGACCAGTATGTCGGCGGTGTCGAGCATGCGATCCTGCATCTGCTCTATTCACGCTTTTTTACTAAAGCCCTGAGAGATTTTGGCTACCTCCAGGTGGATGAGCCATTTGCGAATCTGCTTACCCAGGGAATGGTCTGCATGGACGGTTCCAAGATGTCCAAATCCAAAGGAAATGTCGTCAGCCCTGAGGAGATCATCGGCAAATATGGTGCAGACACGGCTAGAATGTTCATTCTGTTTGCTGCCCCGCCTGAACGGGATCTGGAGTGGAGCGAACAGGGTGTTGAAGGTTGCTACCGCTTTTTAAACCGTGTCTGGCGGCTTATTGTCCAGTATCAAGCTGCTCTGGCTTCTGCAGGAAATGGCAGTGCTACACGTGAATCCTTCGCGGAGCTCGATGCCAAAGCCAAACAAATGCGTTTTACCACGCACAGTACCATCAGGAAAGTTACCAATGATGTCGGCAGCAGATTTAATTTCAATACCGCGATCAGCTCCATTATGGAATTGGTTAACGCGCTTTACCTATATAAAGAAGAAAAAGATGCCAACCTGGCCGTTGCCAGAGAAGGCATTGAAACACTGCTGAAGCTCTTGGCACCGTTTGCGCCACATATCGCCGAAGAGCTCTGGGCAGAACTTGGAAACACCGAAAGCATTCATAAACAGGCTTGGCCCATTGAAGATGAGACGGCGCTGATCGAAGAGGAGATCACGATTATTCTCCAGGTAAACGGAAAAGTTCGCGACAAGGTTCAGGTCCCAGCCGAAATTTCTAAAGAGGGACTGGAAAAGATGATTCTGTCTTCAGAAAAAGTCAAACAGCACCTTGAAGGAAAAACCGTCATCAAAGTGATCACGGTTCCGGGTAAACTGGTGAATATCGTTGTGAGGTAA
- the rpmA gene encoding 50S ribosomal protein L27 codes for MAHKKGVGSTRNGRDSNAQRLGVKRSDGQYVLAGNILVRQRGTKLHPGKNCGIGKDDTLFALTDGYVKFERKDKFRKQVSVHAENGITQAQ; via the coding sequence ATGGCCCACAAGAAAGGTGTAGGAAGTACACGAAACGGCAGAGACAGTAATGCGCAAAGACTCGGAGTCAAACGCTCTGACGGACAGTACGTTTTGGCAGGAAATATTCTTGTTCGCCAACGTGGAACCAAACTCCATCCTGGCAAAAACTGCGGCATCGGCAAAGATGATACGCTGTTCGCGCTCACAGATGGTTACGTAAAGTTCGAACGCAAAGATAAATTCCGCAAGCAGGTAAGTGTTCATGCGGAAAACGGGATTACTCAAGCCCAATAA
- a CDS encoding type II toxin-antitoxin system Phd/YefM family antitoxin codes for MEITSTEAQNNFGRYLKLAWFEDIIITKNGKKTVVVRRYEEPGKDVSVVAERAESYSWGQEKITYEDFLMLSESSENRYEYIDGEVYLLASPTYDHQCIIMEISNVLYNYFKGKKCRPLTSPFDVTLSVSDNKNVVQPDMIVICDTENINEKGRYTGVPTLVLEVLSDSTQKKDLLKKLSLYLQAGILEYWIVNPWRREVYLYCFAEQDIREYRVYQSNDTVKSLYFEGLSVPLEQLFS; via the coding sequence ATGGAAATTACCTCAACTGAAGCCCAGAATAATTTTGGCCGCTATCTGAAGCTAGCCTGGTTTGAAGACATTATTATCACGAAAAACGGCAAAAAAACAGTAGTCGTTAGACGCTATGAGGAGCCCGGAAAAGATGTTTCAGTCGTTGCTGAAAGAGCTGAAAGCTATTCCTGGGGCCAAGAAAAGATCACGTATGAAGACTTTTTAATGCTCTCTGAATCAAGTGAAAATCGCTACGAGTATATTGACGGAGAGGTCTACCTTTTGGCTTCTCCTACTTATGACCACCAGTGCATCATCATGGAAATATCCAATGTCCTGTACAACTATTTCAAAGGCAAGAAATGCCGTCCGCTGACTTCTCCGTTCGACGTAACCCTTTCAGTCAGTGACAATAAAAATGTTGTCCAGCCTGATATGATTGTGATTTGCGATACTGAAAATATCAATGAAAAAGGCAGGTATACCGGCGTACCTACCCTGGTTCTTGAAGTATTGTCCGATTCAACACAAAAAAAAGACCTGCTGAAAAAACTAAGTTTATATCTGCAGGCCGGTATATTGGAATATTGGATTGTGAATCCCTGGCGCAGAGAAGTGTATTTATACTGCTTTGCCGAACAGGATATCAGGGAATACCGCGTTTATCAGAGCAACGATACGGTCAAGTCTCTATATTTTGAAGGCTTGTCTGTCCCTCTTGAACAGCTATTTTCTTAA
- the rplU gene encoding 50S ribosomal protein L21 — translation MYVIIETGGKQYRVKEGDVINVEKLDAAVGQVLDLNQVLLVEKDGNVTVGAPVVDGVTVVAKILEQGKGDKVIAFRYKPKKHVRVKKGHRQPYTKLSIETINA, via the coding sequence ATGTATGTAATTATCGAAACAGGAGGCAAACAGTACAGAGTTAAGGAAGGCGATGTCATCAATGTTGAAAAACTTGATGCAGCTGTCGGCCAGGTTCTCGACCTGAATCAGGTACTGCTTGTTGAAAAAGATGGTAATGTAACGGTTGGAGCTCCAGTTGTTGACGGCGTGACAGTTGTCGCAAAAATTCTGGAACAGGGCAAAGGCGACAAAGTCATTGCATTCCGTTATAAACCCAAAAAACACGTTCGTGTTAAAAAAGGCCATCGTCAGCCTTACACGAAGCTTTCAATTGAAACAATCAATGCTTAA
- the rsfS gene encoding ribosome silencing factor, whose protein sequence is MEISHDQLQKVVDFIDDKRGGNILTLDLKGISVIADYFMIATANSTTQTKAITEYLAEKLPEIGISVLRIEGLPEAQWVLIDCGDLVIHIMTPDTREFYSLERLWADAREVVLYN, encoded by the coding sequence TTGGAAATAAGTCATGACCAGCTGCAGAAAGTAGTTGACTTTATTGATGATAAAAGAGGCGGAAATATTTTGACCCTTGACTTAAAGGGAATATCCGTCATTGCAGATTATTTTATGATTGCCACGGCAAACAGCACAACTCAGACCAAAGCAATTACCGAGTACCTTGCAGAAAAATTACCCGAGATCGGGATTTCGGTTTTAAGGATAGAAGGGCTTCCTGAAGCTCAGTGGGTGCTGATCGACTGTGGGGATCTGGTTATACATATTATGACACCAGATACCAGAGAGTTTTATAGTCTGGAAAGACTGTGGGCCGATGCCCGGGAAGTCGTATTATATAACTGA
- a CDS encoding Spo0B domain-containing protein encodes MVNLDKKILYEQLDNFQILRHDFLNYFQVIKGYLQLNMPDKALAYIDEVLGEIRPQQDIYKIGQKTLLGILLGWYFKLRLKGAEFVLDFPSEMKNEEFWLDHWQEEYALSFSGYTKDCLDLFVQGDQDVETLMAKIQFGVVGGGFSCEFRLYKADNLSEQNVYSTVYRKA; translated from the coding sequence ATGGTCAATCTTGATAAAAAGATCCTTTATGAGCAGTTGGATAATTTCCAGATCCTTCGGCATGATTTTCTGAATTATTTTCAGGTCATCAAGGGGTATTTGCAGCTGAATATGCCGGACAAAGCGTTGGCTTATATTGATGAAGTCCTGGGGGAGATTCGGCCGCAGCAAGATATTTACAAGATTGGCCAAAAAACACTGCTTGGTATTCTCCTGGGATGGTATTTTAAGCTGCGTCTGAAAGGTGCAGAATTTGTGTTGGATTTTCCTTCGGAAATGAAAAATGAAGAATTTTGGCTTGATCATTGGCAGGAAGAATATGCCCTGAGTTTTTCTGGATACACTAAAGACTGTTTAGACCTATTCGTGCAGGGAGATCAGGATGTTGAAACATTAATGGCAAAGATCCAGTTCGGCGTTGTCGGCGGAGGATTTTCCTGCGAATTCAGACTATATAAAGCAGACAATCTTTCTGAGCAGAATGTATATTCCACAGTCTATCGGAAAGCATAA
- a CDS encoding helix-hairpin-helix domain-containing protein: MEKKLRLLWWGILGVLLVLAVVKLFLPVNSPVEVNQAEENREIVVYISGAVVHPGLLRLPLNARLDDALQAAELTGEADLEVLNPAQKLKDGQKIIVASKSTGTGQLTGNEVQNKTQNKTENSVAQSAGTTDGLSTKVNINTAGINELDTIPGIGPALAQRIIDYRTENGWFSAPEEIQNVSGIGSKTYEKMEKYISVGP; this comes from the coding sequence TTGGAGAAAAAGCTGAGGCTGCTTTGGTGGGGCATTTTGGGTGTATTACTGGTTCTGGCCGTTGTGAAACTGTTTTTGCCAGTAAACAGCCCGGTTGAAGTTAATCAGGCAGAAGAAAACAGGGAGATTGTGGTTTATATTTCGGGTGCAGTTGTGCATCCCGGTCTTTTGCGCCTCCCTTTGAATGCCAGGTTGGATGATGCGCTGCAGGCAGCGGAATTGACAGGTGAAGCTGACCTTGAAGTATTGAATCCTGCCCAAAAGCTCAAGGATGGACAAAAAATAATTGTGGCCTCAAAGAGTACCGGGACGGGTCAATTAACCGGAAATGAGGTCCAAAATAAGACTCAAAATAAGACCGAGAACAGCGTAGCTCAGTCGGCGGGTACAACAGACGGATTATCGACAAAAGTCAATATCAATACCGCAGGTATTAATGAACTGGATACTATTCCGGGGATCGGTCCGGCCTTAGCCCAGCGAATTATTGATTATCGTACGGAAAACGGGTGGTTCTCCGCACCGGAAGAGATTCAAAATGTTTCGGGGATCGGTTCAAAGACCTATGAGAAAATGGAGAAGTATATCTCTGTCGGTCCGTAA
- the nadD gene encoding nicotinate-nucleotide adenylyltransferase, translating into MERSVRESIAGRRRIGIMGGTFNPIHYGHLVAAETARVEFALDKVLFIPTGIPPHKVDYQIANSDLRFAMVEISIRDNENFIASRIEIDREGPSYTYDTLKALHLLFPEQELFFITGSDALRDILNWREAEGIIGISQIIGASRPGYEIGVFLGELFDRYPYAQNRIFEMEIPALAISSTDIRKRIWNNKSIRYLLPEEVRRFIIENNIYISK; encoded by the coding sequence ATGGAACGGAGTGTTCGCGAGTCAATCGCCGGCAGACGCCGGATTGGCATCATGGGAGGAACGTTTAATCCAATTCATTACGGCCATCTGGTGGCTGCGGAGACAGCCAGGGTCGAATTTGCGCTTGACAAGGTCTTATTCATCCCCACAGGCATTCCTCCGCATAAAGTTGATTACCAGATTGCAAATTCGGATCTGCGTTTTGCGATGGTCGAAATATCTATCCGCGACAATGAGAATTTTATCGCATCCAGAATTGAGATCGACAGGGAAGGCCCTTCATACACCTATGACACTTTAAAAGCCCTGCATCTGTTGTTCCCCGAACAGGAACTTTTTTTTATCACCGGTTCGGATGCGCTCCGGGATATTTTGAATTGGCGGGAAGCAGAAGGGATTATTGGAATATCCCAAATTATCGGGGCTTCGAGACCGGGGTATGAAATTGGTGTTTTTTTGGGAGAATTATTTGACAGATATCCTTATGCCCAAAACAGAATATTCGAGATGGAAATTCCCGCTCTGGCTATATCTTCGACAGATATCAGAAAAAGGATCTGGAATAACAAGTCTATCCGTTATTTGCTTCCAGAAGAAGTGCGGCGTTTCATCATAGAAAATAATATTTACATCAGTAAATAA
- a CDS encoding Rne/Rng family ribonuclease, whose amino-acid sequence MKEIVITTEDDRMRAAVLEEGRLTEVLDDSGRESRLAGNIYKGKVSNIVTGIQAAFIDIGLEKNAFLYAGDIVNPEYVQVQNVPGSPVPPIESLLKEGQEVIVQVTREAVGNKGARVTTNLSLPGRFVVLLPGNRGYLGISRKITEETERERLNQLAQNLSIENAGLIVRTMAEGVAEKELADDIEKILEINQTLTERIKSKSGKGLIYSSSDPLSRLLRETIDEEVTRVITDDGEMAELLRTKLREVRCSVSGKIWTDFKGNLFERYHIGDEILKALKPKVPLESGGYLVIEQTEALTAIDVNSGKYTGESSLQHTLLSLNMEAASEISRQIRLRNLSGIIIVDFIDMEQNEDWNQLLEMLEKSFKQDKVRCKVVGRTRLGLVEVTRKKEGQTLAARNTEKCRECGGKGWHERRMN is encoded by the coding sequence TTGAAAGAGATTGTCATTACCACTGAGGATGATCGGATGAGGGCTGCGGTACTGGAAGAAGGCAGACTGACAGAAGTCCTGGATGATTCAGGAAGAGAATCCCGTTTGGCCGGCAATATCTACAAGGGGAAGGTCAGTAATATTGTTACAGGCATACAGGCTGCTTTCATCGATATTGGGCTCGAGAAGAATGCCTTCCTCTATGCGGGGGATATTGTCAATCCAGAATATGTCCAGGTGCAAAATGTACCCGGATCGCCGGTGCCACCGATTGAAAGCCTCTTAAAAGAAGGCCAGGAGGTGATTGTTCAGGTCACCCGGGAAGCTGTCGGTAATAAAGGAGCCAGAGTTACGACCAATCTTTCACTGCCCGGGCGTTTTGTGGTACTCTTGCCCGGAAACCGCGGATATTTGGGGATTTCACGTAAAATAACGGAGGAAACAGAAAGAGAACGTCTTAATCAACTTGCCCAGAATCTCAGCATTGAGAATGCTGGTCTGATTGTCCGGACGATGGCGGAAGGCGTCGCGGAAAAAGAACTGGCTGATGATATTGAAAAGATTTTAGAAATCAATCAGACCTTAACGGAAAGAATCAAAAGCAAGTCTGGCAAAGGGCTGATTTACAGCAGCAGCGACCCATTGTCCCGTCTTTTAAGGGAGACAATCGATGAAGAGGTAACCAGGGTTATTACCGATGACGGGGAAATGGCTGAGCTGCTCCGGACAAAGCTCCGGGAAGTCAGATGCTCAGTTTCCGGGAAAATATGGACTGATTTTAAAGGGAATTTGTTTGAACGCTATCATATCGGTGATGAAATCCTAAAAGCATTAAAACCCAAGGTTCCGCTCGAAAGCGGAGGCTATCTGGTGATTGAACAGACTGAAGCCCTGACCGCCATTGACGTCAACTCCGGAAAATACACTGGGGAAAGCTCCCTGCAGCATACCCTGCTGAGTCTGAATATGGAGGCTGCTTCAGAAATATCCAGGCAGATAAGACTTAGAAACCTTAGCGGGATTATTATCGTCGATTTTATTGACATGGAACAAAATGAGGATTGGAATCAGCTGCTGGAAATGCTGGAAAAGTCTTTTAAACAGGATAAGGTCAGATGTAAAGTAGTGGGCCGCACCAGGCTGGGGCTCGTTGAGGTAACACGCAAAAAAGAAGGTCAGACCTTAGCTGCCAGGAACACCGAAAAATGCCGGGAGTGCGGCGGAAAAGGCTGGCATGAGAGAAGAATGAATTGA